The genomic DNA GGTCTGCGAAACCCGCTTCGGCAGATTGGAACTCACCGCCACGGTGGTGGTGTTGGCGGCAGGTGCATTGGCGACACCGGCGCTGCTGCTGAATTCGCGGTCGGGTGACTGGCCGAACGGGCTCGCGAACGGTTCGGACTGGGTGGGACGCAACCTGATGCGCCATCTGCTGGATCCCATCGAGGTCTGGCCCAGCCCGGACCGTGTTATCACGGCCGCCAACAAGGAGATCGGTCTCAACGACCTGTATTTCACCGACGGCCAGAAGCTGGGCACCGTGCAGTCTTTCGGGGCGTTGCCGCCGATGGAGTGGCTGACCAACCGTCCCGGTTGGCAGGGCCGGGCGCTGCGTTCGCTGAGTCCGGCGGTCCGTCGGGTCTACGATCGAGTCTTCACCGGCGGGCTGGTGCTGGCGGCGATGATGGAGGATCTGCCGTACCTGGACAATCGGGTGCTGGCTCCAGAGGCCTCCGGTGTCGACGGCCGGCAACGCATGAGGATCCGATATCACCTGCACAGCAATGACATCGAACGTCACCGTCTGTTCCTTCGCCGGTTCAAGGACATGCTTCGACCGTTTCGGACCCTGCGGTTGGGCACCGGGAAGGACAACTCCAATCTCGGTCACGTCTGTGGAACCTGCCGATTCGGCAGCGACCCGAAGACCAGCGTGTTGGATCCGTTCAACCGCACCCATGAACTCGACAATCTCTATGTTGTGGACTCGTCGTTCTTTCCGTCCAGCGCCGGTCTGAATCCGAGTCTCACGGTGGCGGCCAACGCCCTGCGGGTGGCCGACCACGTCAACGAGGCCTTCTTCCCCACCTGACCACGGCACCCGGTCGAGAGCGGTCAGGCGCCGGGCCCGCCATCGCCGCCGGAACCGCCGCTACCGCCGCTACCGCCGAACTGGCCCGACCCTGCCTTTCCGGCCTGCCCGGACTGGCCCCCGCCGCCGGCCGTCCCGGCGCTGCTCTCTCCGCCACTGCCACCGGCGGCGCCGGTTCCACCACCCCCGCCCTGGCCGGCACCACCGGTGGTTCCCCGGACACCGGAGGATCCGAACAGCCCGCCGCTGCCTGCGGCACCGGCCTTTCCACCGTT from Mycolicibacterium tokaiense includes the following:
- a CDS encoding GMC oxidoreductase encodes the protein MADGEARAHDDARRIEWDVIVVGTGMGGSALGHQLARRGKKVLFVEKGRSALPGSPGTIRARIPEVAEPAAARSAQAYLEALARGGRCTDEVQDISGRFAKTFVPFIGSGTGGSTALYGMVCERFFARDFTPRQNFDDAGASTVPEAWPVSYDEMAPWYSAAEKLLRVRGQRDPLRPEIAGLDLPAAPAFSADNQPLVDHLTERGLHPYHLPMACDYTPDCATCQTYLCDRACKNDAGRIFLEPAMAEHGARVLTECRVVGLEADGRRVRRLVCETRFGRLELTATVVVLAAGALATPALLLNSRSGDWPNGLANGSDWVGRNLMRHLLDPIEVWPSPDRVITAANKEIGLNDLYFTDGQKLGTVQSFGALPPMEWLTNRPGWQGRALRSLSPAVRRVYDRVFTGGLVLAAMMEDLPYLDNRVLAPEASGVDGRQRMRIRYHLHSNDIERHRLFLRRFKDMLRPFRTLRLGTGKDNSNLGHVCGTCRFGSDPKTSVLDPFNRTHELDNLYVVDSSFFPSSAGLNPSLTVAANALRVADHVNEAFFPT